One Felis catus isolate Fca126 chromosome D1, F.catus_Fca126_mat1.0, whole genome shotgun sequence DNA segment encodes these proteins:
- the SSH3 gene encoding protein phosphatase Slingshot homolog 3 isoform X1 codes for MALVTVSRSPPASGHSTPVGPTQDQASKRRSRLQRRQSFAVLRGAVLGLQDGEDNGEAADAGPEAVEGPPGEEQPHSDQTDDGQGPQSPQKQQQSQHLHLMVELLRPQDDIRLAAQLEAARPPRLRYLLVVSTREHQSQDETVLLGVDFPDSSSPSCTLGLVLPLWSDTQVYLDGDGGFSVTSGGQSRIFKPISIQTMWATLQVLHQACEAALGSGLVPGGSALTWAGYYQDRLSSDQSCLNEWMAMADLESLRPPSTEPGRPSEQERMEQAIRAELWEVLDTSDLESVTSKEIRQALELRLGRPLQQYRDFIDNQMLLLMAQQDRASRIFPHLYLGSEWNAANLEELQRNRVSHILNVAREIDNFYPDRFVYHNVRLWDEESAQLLPHWKETHGFVEAARWGSACPSFKRSPGLFPPAQDLSRPSGSRLPPLLWADHSLSFSHTAGPLTAMGRGRGVLTVFCLHRAQGTRVLVHCKMGVSRSAATVIAYAMKQYGWSLEQALRHVQELRPIARPNPGFLRQLQTYQGILTASRQSHIWEQKVGGASPEEPLAPEMSTPFPPLPPEPGGSGEAKAMGLEESRSALKEEPGPRPRINLRGVMRSISLLEPSSELESISGASDLPEVFSSNESSEEDPPVPFPQLSKAKGGEPGPKGPWPALKSHQSVVALNSAALVASRTRALQEQAEAGRSSTPRLRKVVRQASVDGSGEEGEA; via the exons CAGGACCAGGCATCCAAGCGGAGAAGCCGGCTCCAGCGAAG GCAGAGCTTTGCGGTGCTCCGTGGTGCTGTCCTGGGACTGCAGGACGGAGAGGACAATGGAGAAGCAGCTGACGCTGGCCCTGAGGCAGTGGAGGGACCCCCGGGGGAAGAACAGCCCCACAGCGACCAGACAGACGATGGGCAGGGGCCCCAGAGtccccagaagcagcagcagagtCAGCACCTGCACCTCATGGTGGAGCTGCTGAGGCCACAGGACGACATCCGCCTG gCAGCCCAGCTGGAGGCGGCACGGCCCCCTCGGCTCCGCTACCTGCTGGTAGTTTCCACAAGAGAACATCAGAGCCAGGATGAGACAGTCCTCTTGGGAGTGGATTTCCCCGACAGCAG CTCCCCGAGCTGCACCCTGGGCCTGGTCTTGCCTCTCTGGAGTGACACCCAGGTGTACCTAGATGGAGACGG GGGCTTCAGTGTGACGTCCGGTGGGCAGAGCCGAATCTTCAAGCCCATCTCCATCCAGACCATGTG GGCCACGCTCCAGGTGTTGCACCAGGCGTGTGAGGCGGCTCTTGGCAGCGGTCTTGTGCCAGGGGGTAGTGCCCTTACCTGGGCTGGATACTACCAGGACAGACTGAGCTCTGACCAGAGCTGCCTCAACGAGTGGATGGCCATGGCCGACCTGGAATCCCTGCGGCCTCCCAGCACCGAGCCTGGCCG GCCCTCAGAGCAGGAGCGGATGGAGCAGGCGATCCGGGCTGAGCTGTGGGAGGTGCTGGACACCAGCGACCTGGAGAGCGTCACTTCCAAAGAG ATCCGCCAGGCCCTGGAGTTGCGCCTGGGCCGGCCTCTCCAACAGTACCGCGACTTCATTGATAACCAGATGCTGCTGCTCATGGCCCAGCAGGACCGCGCCTCCCGCATCTTCCCCCACCTCTACCTG GGCTCAGAGTGGAATGCGGCAAACCTGGAGGAACTCCAGAGGAACAG GGTCAGCCACATCTTGAACGTGGCCCGCGAGATTGACAACTTCTACCCCGATCGCTTCGTCTACCACAACGTGCGCCTCTGGGATGAGGAGTCAGCCCAGCTGCTACCCCACTGGAAGGAGACACACGGCTTCGTGGAGGCCGCGAGGTGGGGCTCCGCCTGCCCCAGCTTCAAGCGGTCCCCTGGCCTCTTCCCTCCGGCTCAGGACCTCTCCCGGCCCTCAGGGTCTcggctccctcctctgctctgggcGGATCACTCCCTGTCCTTCTCCCACACCGCAGGGCCCCTCACAGCGatggggcggggaaggggggtgCTGACCGTGTTCTGCCTCCACAGAGCACAGGGCACTCGGGTGCTAGTCCACTGCAAGATGGGCGTCAGCCGCTCGGCTGCCACGGTGATAGCTTATGCCATGAAGCAGTATGGCTGGAGTCtggagcaggctctgcgccaCGTGCAGGAGCTCCGGCCCATCGCCCGCCCCAACCCCGGCTTTCTGCGCCAGCTGCAGACCTACCAGGGCATCTTGACCGCCAG CCGGCAGAGCCACATCTGGGAGCAGAAAGTGGGTGGGGCTTCCCCAGAGGAGCCCCTCGCCCCGGAGATGTCTACACCATTCCCGCCTCTTCCGCCGGAAccagggggcagtggggaggcgAAGGCTATGGGTTTGGAGGAGAGCCGGTCAGCCCTGAAAGAGGAGCCTGGGCCACGGCCCCGTATCAACCTCCGAGGGGTCATGCGGTCCATCAGCCTCCTGGAGCCTTCCTCGGAGCTGGAAAGCATTTCAGGGGCCAGTGATCTGCCAGAG GTGTTTTCTTCAAACGAGTCTTCAGAAGAAGACCCTCCGGTGCCCTTCCCTCAGCTCTCAAAGGCCAAGGGAGGCGAGCCGGGTCCCAAGGGGCCTTGGCCTGCCCTGAAGTCCCACCAGTCTGTGGTTGCCCTCAACAGCGCCGCCCTGGTGGCCAGCCGGACCCGGGCCTTGCAGGAGCAGGCAGAGGCCGGCCGTTCCTCCACACCCAGGCTCCGGAAGGTGGTGAGGCAGGCCAGTGTGGatggcagtggggaggagggcgAGGCTTGA
- the SSH3 gene encoding protein phosphatase Slingshot homolog 3 isoform X3 → MALVTVSRSPPASGHSTPVGPTQDQASKRRSRLQRRQSFAVLRGAVLGLQDGEDNGEAADAGPEAVEGPPGEEQPHSDQTDDGQGPQSPQKQQQSQHLHLMVELLRPQDDIRLAAQLEAARPPRLRYLLVVSTREHQSQDETVLLGVDFPDSSSPSCTLGLVLPLWSDTQVYLDGDGGFSVTSGGQSRIFKPISIQTMWATLQVLHQACEAALGSGLVPGGSALTWAGYYQDRLSSDQSCLNEWMAMADLESLRPPSTEPGRPSEQERMEQAIRAELWEVLDTSDLESVTSKEIRQALELRLGRPLQQYRDFIDNQMLLLMAQQDRASRIFPHLYLGSEWNAANLEELQRNRVSHILNVAREIDNFYPDRFVYHNVRLWDEESAQLLPHWKETHGFVEAARAQGTRVLVHCKMGVSRSAATVIAYAMKQYGWSLEQALRHVQELRPIARPNPGFLRQLQTYQGILTASRQSHIWEQKVGGASPEEPLAPEMSTPFPPLPPEPGGSGEAKAMGLEESRSALKEEPGPRPRINLRGVMRSISLLEPSSELESISGASDLPEVFSSNESSEEDPPVPFPQLSKAKGGEPGPKGPWPALKSHQSVVALNSAALVASRTRALQEQAEAGRSSTPRLRKVVRQASVDGSGEEGEA, encoded by the exons CAGGACCAGGCATCCAAGCGGAGAAGCCGGCTCCAGCGAAG GCAGAGCTTTGCGGTGCTCCGTGGTGCTGTCCTGGGACTGCAGGACGGAGAGGACAATGGAGAAGCAGCTGACGCTGGCCCTGAGGCAGTGGAGGGACCCCCGGGGGAAGAACAGCCCCACAGCGACCAGACAGACGATGGGCAGGGGCCCCAGAGtccccagaagcagcagcagagtCAGCACCTGCACCTCATGGTGGAGCTGCTGAGGCCACAGGACGACATCCGCCTG gCAGCCCAGCTGGAGGCGGCACGGCCCCCTCGGCTCCGCTACCTGCTGGTAGTTTCCACAAGAGAACATCAGAGCCAGGATGAGACAGTCCTCTTGGGAGTGGATTTCCCCGACAGCAG CTCCCCGAGCTGCACCCTGGGCCTGGTCTTGCCTCTCTGGAGTGACACCCAGGTGTACCTAGATGGAGACGG GGGCTTCAGTGTGACGTCCGGTGGGCAGAGCCGAATCTTCAAGCCCATCTCCATCCAGACCATGTG GGCCACGCTCCAGGTGTTGCACCAGGCGTGTGAGGCGGCTCTTGGCAGCGGTCTTGTGCCAGGGGGTAGTGCCCTTACCTGGGCTGGATACTACCAGGACAGACTGAGCTCTGACCAGAGCTGCCTCAACGAGTGGATGGCCATGGCCGACCTGGAATCCCTGCGGCCTCCCAGCACCGAGCCTGGCCG GCCCTCAGAGCAGGAGCGGATGGAGCAGGCGATCCGGGCTGAGCTGTGGGAGGTGCTGGACACCAGCGACCTGGAGAGCGTCACTTCCAAAGAG ATCCGCCAGGCCCTGGAGTTGCGCCTGGGCCGGCCTCTCCAACAGTACCGCGACTTCATTGATAACCAGATGCTGCTGCTCATGGCCCAGCAGGACCGCGCCTCCCGCATCTTCCCCCACCTCTACCTG GGCTCAGAGTGGAATGCGGCAAACCTGGAGGAACTCCAGAGGAACAG GGTCAGCCACATCTTGAACGTGGCCCGCGAGATTGACAACTTCTACCCCGATCGCTTCGTCTACCACAACGTGCGCCTCTGGGATGAGGAGTCAGCCCAGCTGCTACCCCACTGGAAGGAGACACACGGCTTCGTGGAGGCCGCGAG AGCACAGGGCACTCGGGTGCTAGTCCACTGCAAGATGGGCGTCAGCCGCTCGGCTGCCACGGTGATAGCTTATGCCATGAAGCAGTATGGCTGGAGTCtggagcaggctctgcgccaCGTGCAGGAGCTCCGGCCCATCGCCCGCCCCAACCCCGGCTTTCTGCGCCAGCTGCAGACCTACCAGGGCATCTTGACCGCCAG CCGGCAGAGCCACATCTGGGAGCAGAAAGTGGGTGGGGCTTCCCCAGAGGAGCCCCTCGCCCCGGAGATGTCTACACCATTCCCGCCTCTTCCGCCGGAAccagggggcagtggggaggcgAAGGCTATGGGTTTGGAGGAGAGCCGGTCAGCCCTGAAAGAGGAGCCTGGGCCACGGCCCCGTATCAACCTCCGAGGGGTCATGCGGTCCATCAGCCTCCTGGAGCCTTCCTCGGAGCTGGAAAGCATTTCAGGGGCCAGTGATCTGCCAGAG GTGTTTTCTTCAAACGAGTCTTCAGAAGAAGACCCTCCGGTGCCCTTCCCTCAGCTCTCAAAGGCCAAGGGAGGCGAGCCGGGTCCCAAGGGGCCTTGGCCTGCCCTGAAGTCCCACCAGTCTGTGGTTGCCCTCAACAGCGCCGCCCTGGTGGCCAGCCGGACCCGGGCCTTGCAGGAGCAGGCAGAGGCCGGCCGTTCCTCCACACCCAGGCTCCGGAAGGTGGTGAGGCAGGCCAGTGTGGatggcagtggggaggagggcgAGGCTTGA
- the SSH3 gene encoding protein phosphatase Slingshot homolog 3 isoform X4 has translation MALVTVSRSPPASGHSTPVGPTDQASKRRSRLQRRQSFAVLRGAVLGLQDGEDNGEAADAGPEAVEGPPGEEQPHSDQTDDGQGPQSPQKQQQSQHLHLMVELLRPQDDIRLAAQLEAARPPRLRYLLVVSTREHQSQDETVLLGVDFPDSSSPSCTLGLVLPLWSDTQVYLDGDGGFSVTSGGQSRIFKPISIQTMWATLQVLHQACEAALGSGLVPGGSALTWAGYYQDRLSSDQSCLNEWMAMADLESLRPPSTEPGRPSEQERMEQAIRAELWEVLDTSDLESVTSKEIRQALELRLGRPLQQYRDFIDNQMLLLMAQQDRASRIFPHLYLGSEWNAANLEELQRNRVSHILNVAREIDNFYPDRFVYHNVRLWDEESAQLLPHWKETHGFVEAARAQGTRVLVHCKMGVSRSAATVIAYAMKQYGWSLEQALRHVQELRPIARPNPGFLRQLQTYQGILTASRQSHIWEQKVGGASPEEPLAPEMSTPFPPLPPEPGGSGEAKAMGLEESRSALKEEPGPRPRINLRGVMRSISLLEPSSELESISGASDLPEVFSSNESSEEDPPVPFPQLSKAKGGEPGPKGPWPALKSHQSVVALNSAALVASRTRALQEQAEAGRSSTPRLRKVVRQASVDGSGEEGEA, from the exons GACCAGGCATCCAAGCGGAGAAGCCGGCTCCAGCGAAG GCAGAGCTTTGCGGTGCTCCGTGGTGCTGTCCTGGGACTGCAGGACGGAGAGGACAATGGAGAAGCAGCTGACGCTGGCCCTGAGGCAGTGGAGGGACCCCCGGGGGAAGAACAGCCCCACAGCGACCAGACAGACGATGGGCAGGGGCCCCAGAGtccccagaagcagcagcagagtCAGCACCTGCACCTCATGGTGGAGCTGCTGAGGCCACAGGACGACATCCGCCTG gCAGCCCAGCTGGAGGCGGCACGGCCCCCTCGGCTCCGCTACCTGCTGGTAGTTTCCACAAGAGAACATCAGAGCCAGGATGAGACAGTCCTCTTGGGAGTGGATTTCCCCGACAGCAG CTCCCCGAGCTGCACCCTGGGCCTGGTCTTGCCTCTCTGGAGTGACACCCAGGTGTACCTAGATGGAGACGG GGGCTTCAGTGTGACGTCCGGTGGGCAGAGCCGAATCTTCAAGCCCATCTCCATCCAGACCATGTG GGCCACGCTCCAGGTGTTGCACCAGGCGTGTGAGGCGGCTCTTGGCAGCGGTCTTGTGCCAGGGGGTAGTGCCCTTACCTGGGCTGGATACTACCAGGACAGACTGAGCTCTGACCAGAGCTGCCTCAACGAGTGGATGGCCATGGCCGACCTGGAATCCCTGCGGCCTCCCAGCACCGAGCCTGGCCG GCCCTCAGAGCAGGAGCGGATGGAGCAGGCGATCCGGGCTGAGCTGTGGGAGGTGCTGGACACCAGCGACCTGGAGAGCGTCACTTCCAAAGAG ATCCGCCAGGCCCTGGAGTTGCGCCTGGGCCGGCCTCTCCAACAGTACCGCGACTTCATTGATAACCAGATGCTGCTGCTCATGGCCCAGCAGGACCGCGCCTCCCGCATCTTCCCCCACCTCTACCTG GGCTCAGAGTGGAATGCGGCAAACCTGGAGGAACTCCAGAGGAACAG GGTCAGCCACATCTTGAACGTGGCCCGCGAGATTGACAACTTCTACCCCGATCGCTTCGTCTACCACAACGTGCGCCTCTGGGATGAGGAGTCAGCCCAGCTGCTACCCCACTGGAAGGAGACACACGGCTTCGTGGAGGCCGCGAG AGCACAGGGCACTCGGGTGCTAGTCCACTGCAAGATGGGCGTCAGCCGCTCGGCTGCCACGGTGATAGCTTATGCCATGAAGCAGTATGGCTGGAGTCtggagcaggctctgcgccaCGTGCAGGAGCTCCGGCCCATCGCCCGCCCCAACCCCGGCTTTCTGCGCCAGCTGCAGACCTACCAGGGCATCTTGACCGCCAG CCGGCAGAGCCACATCTGGGAGCAGAAAGTGGGTGGGGCTTCCCCAGAGGAGCCCCTCGCCCCGGAGATGTCTACACCATTCCCGCCTCTTCCGCCGGAAccagggggcagtggggaggcgAAGGCTATGGGTTTGGAGGAGAGCCGGTCAGCCCTGAAAGAGGAGCCTGGGCCACGGCCCCGTATCAACCTCCGAGGGGTCATGCGGTCCATCAGCCTCCTGGAGCCTTCCTCGGAGCTGGAAAGCATTTCAGGGGCCAGTGATCTGCCAGAG GTGTTTTCTTCAAACGAGTCTTCAGAAGAAGACCCTCCGGTGCCCTTCCCTCAGCTCTCAAAGGCCAAGGGAGGCGAGCCGGGTCCCAAGGGGCCTTGGCCTGCCCTGAAGTCCCACCAGTCTGTGGTTGCCCTCAACAGCGCCGCCCTGGTGGCCAGCCGGACCCGGGCCTTGCAGGAGCAGGCAGAGGCCGGCCGTTCCTCCACACCCAGGCTCCGGAAGGTGGTGAGGCAGGCCAGTGTGGatggcagtggggaggagggcgAGGCTTGA
- the SSH3 gene encoding protein phosphatase Slingshot homolog 3 isoform X2 gives MALVTVSRSPPASGHSTPVGPTDQASKRRSRLQRRQSFAVLRGAVLGLQDGEDNGEAADAGPEAVEGPPGEEQPHSDQTDDGQGPQSPQKQQQSQHLHLMVELLRPQDDIRLAAQLEAARPPRLRYLLVVSTREHQSQDETVLLGVDFPDSSSPSCTLGLVLPLWSDTQVYLDGDGGFSVTSGGQSRIFKPISIQTMWATLQVLHQACEAALGSGLVPGGSALTWAGYYQDRLSSDQSCLNEWMAMADLESLRPPSTEPGRPSEQERMEQAIRAELWEVLDTSDLESVTSKEIRQALELRLGRPLQQYRDFIDNQMLLLMAQQDRASRIFPHLYLGSEWNAANLEELQRNRVSHILNVAREIDNFYPDRFVYHNVRLWDEESAQLLPHWKETHGFVEAARWGSACPSFKRSPGLFPPAQDLSRPSGSRLPPLLWADHSLSFSHTAGPLTAMGRGRGVLTVFCLHRAQGTRVLVHCKMGVSRSAATVIAYAMKQYGWSLEQALRHVQELRPIARPNPGFLRQLQTYQGILTASRQSHIWEQKVGGASPEEPLAPEMSTPFPPLPPEPGGSGEAKAMGLEESRSALKEEPGPRPRINLRGVMRSISLLEPSSELESISGASDLPEVFSSNESSEEDPPVPFPQLSKAKGGEPGPKGPWPALKSHQSVVALNSAALVASRTRALQEQAEAGRSSTPRLRKVVRQASVDGSGEEGEA, from the exons GACCAGGCATCCAAGCGGAGAAGCCGGCTCCAGCGAAG GCAGAGCTTTGCGGTGCTCCGTGGTGCTGTCCTGGGACTGCAGGACGGAGAGGACAATGGAGAAGCAGCTGACGCTGGCCCTGAGGCAGTGGAGGGACCCCCGGGGGAAGAACAGCCCCACAGCGACCAGACAGACGATGGGCAGGGGCCCCAGAGtccccagaagcagcagcagagtCAGCACCTGCACCTCATGGTGGAGCTGCTGAGGCCACAGGACGACATCCGCCTG gCAGCCCAGCTGGAGGCGGCACGGCCCCCTCGGCTCCGCTACCTGCTGGTAGTTTCCACAAGAGAACATCAGAGCCAGGATGAGACAGTCCTCTTGGGAGTGGATTTCCCCGACAGCAG CTCCCCGAGCTGCACCCTGGGCCTGGTCTTGCCTCTCTGGAGTGACACCCAGGTGTACCTAGATGGAGACGG GGGCTTCAGTGTGACGTCCGGTGGGCAGAGCCGAATCTTCAAGCCCATCTCCATCCAGACCATGTG GGCCACGCTCCAGGTGTTGCACCAGGCGTGTGAGGCGGCTCTTGGCAGCGGTCTTGTGCCAGGGGGTAGTGCCCTTACCTGGGCTGGATACTACCAGGACAGACTGAGCTCTGACCAGAGCTGCCTCAACGAGTGGATGGCCATGGCCGACCTGGAATCCCTGCGGCCTCCCAGCACCGAGCCTGGCCG GCCCTCAGAGCAGGAGCGGATGGAGCAGGCGATCCGGGCTGAGCTGTGGGAGGTGCTGGACACCAGCGACCTGGAGAGCGTCACTTCCAAAGAG ATCCGCCAGGCCCTGGAGTTGCGCCTGGGCCGGCCTCTCCAACAGTACCGCGACTTCATTGATAACCAGATGCTGCTGCTCATGGCCCAGCAGGACCGCGCCTCCCGCATCTTCCCCCACCTCTACCTG GGCTCAGAGTGGAATGCGGCAAACCTGGAGGAACTCCAGAGGAACAG GGTCAGCCACATCTTGAACGTGGCCCGCGAGATTGACAACTTCTACCCCGATCGCTTCGTCTACCACAACGTGCGCCTCTGGGATGAGGAGTCAGCCCAGCTGCTACCCCACTGGAAGGAGACACACGGCTTCGTGGAGGCCGCGAGGTGGGGCTCCGCCTGCCCCAGCTTCAAGCGGTCCCCTGGCCTCTTCCCTCCGGCTCAGGACCTCTCCCGGCCCTCAGGGTCTcggctccctcctctgctctgggcGGATCACTCCCTGTCCTTCTCCCACACCGCAGGGCCCCTCACAGCGatggggcggggaaggggggtgCTGACCGTGTTCTGCCTCCACAGAGCACAGGGCACTCGGGTGCTAGTCCACTGCAAGATGGGCGTCAGCCGCTCGGCTGCCACGGTGATAGCTTATGCCATGAAGCAGTATGGCTGGAGTCtggagcaggctctgcgccaCGTGCAGGAGCTCCGGCCCATCGCCCGCCCCAACCCCGGCTTTCTGCGCCAGCTGCAGACCTACCAGGGCATCTTGACCGCCAG CCGGCAGAGCCACATCTGGGAGCAGAAAGTGGGTGGGGCTTCCCCAGAGGAGCCCCTCGCCCCGGAGATGTCTACACCATTCCCGCCTCTTCCGCCGGAAccagggggcagtggggaggcgAAGGCTATGGGTTTGGAGGAGAGCCGGTCAGCCCTGAAAGAGGAGCCTGGGCCACGGCCCCGTATCAACCTCCGAGGGGTCATGCGGTCCATCAGCCTCCTGGAGCCTTCCTCGGAGCTGGAAAGCATTTCAGGGGCCAGTGATCTGCCAGAG GTGTTTTCTTCAAACGAGTCTTCAGAAGAAGACCCTCCGGTGCCCTTCCCTCAGCTCTCAAAGGCCAAGGGAGGCGAGCCGGGTCCCAAGGGGCCTTGGCCTGCCCTGAAGTCCCACCAGTCTGTGGTTGCCCTCAACAGCGCCGCCCTGGTGGCCAGCCGGACCCGGGCCTTGCAGGAGCAGGCAGAGGCCGGCCGTTCCTCCACACCCAGGCTCCGGAAGGTGGTGAGGCAGGCCAGTGTGGatggcagtggggaggagggcgAGGCTTGA
- the LOC123380658 gene encoding translation initiation factor IF-2-like, with product MRGRAGLSPGGAPCLARPAPLHAHLRRHPSRGRPRPTRAPAVPVCGAQACGRGQGAGAERGGLRGSEPDGRWPRQPGPPRAPPPQTPRPRKRADRRTPRTWQRWSREAEPPGLLPSSPLFCPLGCPQTQPSARAPEGEQQPGAPQKSSTWDPRGRGSHGNERGSSRLRGRARHGGNRSFRAATRRPKARTRDGARAARWVPRRRGRFPHYAQAERCRRRRGRGGLKALSTEDAQLPSCHGHVSAMTPLYPSLWWVPLRSGRGRRASSPPRLGLAVGCPALGLGRMLVPWLGSPAPQEASPFIGLRVVCSLHPGAGSAEKPTRVPPAPWLLCSSHGGQCSPTAHEVSLAALRGQK from the exons ATGAGAGGCAGAGCCGGACTCAGCCCCGGGGGCGCTCCCTGCCTTGCCCGGCCGGCGCCCCTCCACGCTCACCTGCGGCGCCACCCATCCCGCGGGCGGCCGCGCCCGACCCGCGCCCCGGCAGTACCTGTCTGCGGCGCGCAGGCTTGCGGCCGGGGACAGGGCGCTGGCGCGGAGCGAGGCGGGCTGCGCGGGTCAGAGCCGGACGGACGCTGGCCTCGCCAACCCGGGCCTCCCCGGGCCCCTCCGCCTCAAACTCCGAGGCCCAGGAAGCGCGCGGACCGCCGGACGCCGAGAACTTGGCAGCGCTGGTCCCGGGAGGCAGAGCCGCCTGGCCTCCTCCCCTCGAGCCCCCTATTCTGCCCCCTCGGCTGTCCGCAGACCCAGCCTAGCGCGAGGGCACCCGAGGGGGAACAacagccaggcgccccgcagaAGTCAAGCACCTGGGACCCTAGAGGGCGAGGTTCCCATGGAAACGAGAGAGGCTCTTCGCGCCTGCGCGGACGCGCTAGGCACGGTGGGAATCGTAGTTTCCGGGCTGCCACCCGGCGGCCAAAGGCACGGACGCGAGATGGCGCCCGAGCAGCGCGGTGGGTTCCGCGCCGCCGGGGTCGTTTCCCCCACTACGCCCAGGCCGAGCGCTGCCGGCGTAGGAGAGGCCGCGGAGGCCTGAAAG cacttagcacagaggATGCTCAACTGCCCAGCTGCCATGGTCACGTGAGTGCCATGACCCCTCTGTACCCCAGCCTCTGGTGGGTTCCCCTCAGATCTGGGAGGGGCCGCAGAGCATCTTCTCCACCCCGTCTGGGGTTGGCAGTTGGGTGTCCAGCTCTTGGCCTGGGGAGGATGCTCGTGCCATGGCTGGGCAGCCCTGCCCCTCAGGAAGCAAGTCCTTTCATCGGGCTGAGAGTGGTCTGCAGCCTTCACCCCGGGGCTGGCTCGGCTGAGAAGCCCACGCGGGTGCCTCCGGCCCCGTGGCTGCTCTGCAGCTCCCACGGAGGGCAGTGCTCGCCGACCGCCCACGAGGTCTCCTTGGCTGCTTTGAGGGGACAGAAGTGA